CTATTGCAATATATCCTTTTAATGATGAATCTATCTTATCGGTATCTTTAAAGTTTAATGTATATATGTCATTTAAATCAGCAATGAAATTTACTCCGAAGCTTCTTACAAGGAATTTTGCCGCATCTTGACGTGTAACTAAACTATCTGGATTCTTTTCATTAACTTTGATTATATTTCTTTGTATTGCAGCATTATAATAATTGTCATAATCATTATTTGAATTTAGTGGAATAGGTTCATATACAGGTTGTATAGATTTAACAAGCATTTTTATGAAATCTTTTTGAAGTATATTCTCATCTGGAGAGAATTTATTGTCTTTACCATCTGCAATTCCATACTGTACAAGTAATGCAATATCTTTTTCTGCCCAATGTCCTTTAATATCAGTAAATTCAACTTGATTGTCTTTTACAATTGGCTTTCCACTATAATCTAACAATGTACCAGTTTTAGCATCTATAAACCCGTTGAAATTTGTTAATTGATAAACAAGTTTTATTTCTGGTTTTTGAGGTCCGTCATTAGTCGGATTATAATATGCAATGTAGTTTAATCCAAATTCACTATTATTAAGAAGCACTTTATAAGCGTCATCGAGCTTTATAGCATTGTCTACTGCCGGTAGGTCTACATTTGTCCAATTCATATTATAGTTTATTATATCACCAGAATACGGGCTAACAGATACACTAAATGTGTTAAATGGACATAAGATGCCATTGACTTTTTCTACATAATCAAAAGGAATATATGGCATTTTATGATTTGGGTCTTCTTTTACATTTCTATCCTGATATTCAACTTGTTTAAATTTATCAGGTTGGACTTTATTTAAATAATCTTCAACAATCTTTTTAAGTTGATCTTTAGTGTATTTAGGTTCTTTGCCTTGCACATTGTCAATATTAGATCCACCGCGGTAGAAGAATTTTAGCTCTCCTGTTACTGCATCGACAGATGCATTTATAAAATAATAATTGTTATCTTTATTGTAGTTCCAGTTAAAATTCCAATATGCGTTAGTCCCGTAAGGATATCCATTATATAGATTTGCACTTTGAAGTAAATACTCAGGGCCTATTTCAAATGGAAGGCTATTCTTAGCAGATTCAAGTGCTTTATCCTTATTGATATATTTTGTTGTATCATCGACAGCTTTTTGTTCTTGTGGTGATAGATTTTGCTTTGAAGAATTCATTCCCATATCACCACCACCGCCATACATAGGACCATAGTAGCCTT
This portion of the Thermoanaerobacterium sp. RBIITD genome encodes:
- a CDS encoding S-layer homology domain-containing protein, with protein sequence MKRFFTVTVAVILVLTMIIPSIAAAQTNTKIELKQAIEIAKKTFDIPDSGYDFNSNYSENNNRKTWSLNWNLKNNRSISVNVDADTGEILNYNSYTPVNGPVSRIPKYTKYEAKKAAIDFINKVAPDKLKETKEQDFYNGIAKPYYDNNEYFSPVYSFNFVRLVNGIPFQENQISVSVDKNTLKVQSYYLNWNNNYTFPDLNASISKEKALQIFKDKIGLKLQYNLVYSDVYDNKEQKPQAILVYGITNNSPIDATTGDIVYQGYYGPMYGGGGDMGMNSSKQNLSPQEQKAVDDTTKYINKDKALESAKNSLPFEIGPEYLLQSANLYNGYPYGTNAYWNFNWNYNKDNNYYFINASVDAVTGELKFFYRGGSNIDNVQGKEPKYTKDQLKKIVEDYLNKVQPDKFKQVEYQDRNVKEDPNHKMPYIPFDYVEKVNGILCPFNTFSVSVSPYSGDIINYNMNWTNVDLPAVDNAIKLDDAYKVLLNNSEFGLNYIAYYNPTNDGPQKPEIKLVYQLTNFNGFIDAKTGTLLDYSGKPIVKDNQVEFTDIKGHWAEKDIALLVQYGIADGKDNKFSPDENILQKDFIKMLVKSIQPVYEPIPLNSNNDYDNYYNAAIQRNIIKVNEKNPDSLVTRQDAAKFLVRSFGVNFIADLNDIYTLNFKDTDKIDSSLKGYIAIASGLKIMTGDNGYFYPQNYITRAQTASMLVRYLRLER